A part of Solea solea chromosome 8, fSolSol10.1, whole genome shotgun sequence genomic DNA contains:
- the ppp1r3c2b gene encoding protein phosphatase 1 regulatory subunit 3C-B-like, translating to MQVSNTPAPPLLGFGSMAQSAGLVEIAVRLCLNQSKQLCPHVWVPILKPQRPCIRSPVSDQVPSDFSIPASLTHHFSALLDLDDWDDEVMSPAKKKHVVFADSRGLSLTAVRMFSDQEEPSDFDLLPSLRGFGNMTEDSYSCTVSTCCPGTQLKLGFPQPSADFQAFRAKLAESMVTLENCSVSEQVLQGTVRVRNIGFKKDVQVRITFDSWQSYKDVPCTYLQKRFGGPQTDIFEFDIAIPKVLDAKRKIEFCLRYLPGGQSQPFWDNNNGQNYSVVVSVQSHLCRGKNLNERA from the exons ATGCAGGTCTCCAATACACC TGCTCCTCCGCTGCTCGGCTTCGGGTCAATGGCTCAGTCCGCTGGACTTGTGGAAATTGCTGTGAGGCTGTGTTTGAACCAGAGTAAACAACTATGTCCTCATGTTTGGGTTCCCATCCTAAAACCCCAGCGCCCTTGCATCCGCTCCCCAGTGTCAGATCAGGTACCCTCTGACTTCTCGATTCCAGCATCTCTAACCCACCATTTCTCCGCTTTGTTGGACTTGGACGACTGGGATGACGAGGTTATGTCGCCAGCCAAGAAAAAACATGTGGTCTTCGCCGATTCCAGAGGTTTGTCTCTCACAGCCGTGCGAATGTTTTCCGACCAAGAGGAGCCCTCTGACTTTGACTTGCTGCCGTCGCTGCGGGGCTTTGGAAACATGACGGAGGACAGCTACAGCTGCACCGTCAGCACCTGCTGCCCGGGTACACAGCTCAAACTGGGGTTTCCACAACCCTCGGCGGATTTCCAGGCCTTCCGTGCCAAGTTGGCAGAGAGCATGGTCACCCTGGAGAACTGCAGTGTCAGTGAACAGGTGCTCCAAGGTACCGTCCGCGTCCGGAACATCGGTTTCAAGAAGGACGTGCAGGTGCGCATCACCTTTGACTCGTGGCAGAGCTACAAAGACGTGCCCTGTACGTACCTGCAGAAACGCTTCGGAGGACCACAGACGGACATCTTTGAATTTGACATTGCCATTCCTAAAGTGCTAGACGCCAAAAGGAAGATAGAATTCTGTTTACGGTATTTACCGGGAGGCCAGAGCCAACCGTTCTGGGACAATAACAATGGACAAAACTACAGTGTTGTAGTGAGTGTGCAGTCACATCTCTGCAGAGGGAAGAATCTCAATGAAAGGGCATGA